In Silene latifolia isolate original U9 population chromosome 3, ASM4854445v1, whole genome shotgun sequence, a single window of DNA contains:
- the LOC141646362 gene encoding uncharacterized protein LOC141646362 isoform X2, with translation MKNSVGSYKIRGVVELFRLYRSKSIANNQSDPSFMVAAARQGVGVNNNGFGNTQLTGLRLVHAASYSSSGNDGGSSSSPLPKPPSLRPPAPPGRGRFPMWFKLVIGSVFSLLLAFWTPKWAALLKIGGEAEVVIKEVEQAAVMVEKAATVMEKVSEEVADNLPNGNKFKETALIVEHVSKEAAKDAHIAEEILHKVDVVKHDAEIVEEMIEPINETIEHNDKFNEGVKS, from the exons ATGAAGAATAGTGTAGGATCATACAAAATTCGCGGTGTTGTAGAGCTTTTTCGACTATATCGATCAAAATCAATTGCTAATAATCAAAGTGATCCAAGTTTCATGGTAGCTGCTGCGAGGCAAGGAGTAGGAGTTAATAATAATGGGTTTGGAAACACGCAATTAACTGGTCTTAGACTTGTTCATGCTGCTTCTTATTCTTCTTCAGGAAACGATGGAGGATCGTCATCATCACCGTTACCTAAGCCTCCGTCTCTTCGTCCTCCGGCACCTCCTGGACGTGGCCGTTTTCCTATGTG GTTCAAATTGGTTATTGGCTCCGTTTTTTCTCTACTTCTAGCATTTTGGACCCCAAAGTGGGCAGCTCTCCTCAAAATAGGAG GAGAGGCAGAAGTAGTGATCAAGGAGGTAGAACAAGCAGCGGTCATGGTGGAAAAGGCGGCCACGGTGATGGAGAAGGTATCGGAAGAGGTGGCTGATAATCTTCCTAATGGTAACAAATTTAAGGAAACAGCTTTGATAGTTGAGCATGTTTCTAAGGAGGCAGCTAAAGATGCACATATAGCTGAAGAAATACTCCACAAG GTTGATGTGGTGAAGCACGATGCAGAGATTGTGGAAGAGATGATAGAGCCTATTAATGAAACAATTGAACATAATGACAAGTTTAATGAAGGTGTTAAAAGTTAA
- the LOC141646362 gene encoding uncharacterized protein LOC141646362 isoform X1, whose translation MKNSVGSYKIRGVVELFRLYRSKSIANNQSDPSFMVAAARQGVGVNNNGFGNTQLTGLRLVHAASYSSSGNDGGSSSSPLPKPPSLRPPAPPGRGRFPMWMIYDYFGRFKLVIGSVFSLLLAFWTPKWAALLKIGGEAEVVIKEVEQAAVMVEKAATVMEKVSEEVADNLPNGNKFKETALIVEHVSKEAAKDAHIAEEILHKVDVVKHDAEIVEEMIEPINETIEHNDKFNEGVKS comes from the exons ATGAAGAATAGTGTAGGATCATACAAAATTCGCGGTGTTGTAGAGCTTTTTCGACTATATCGATCAAAATCAATTGCTAATAATCAAAGTGATCCAAGTTTCATGGTAGCTGCTGCGAGGCAAGGAGTAGGAGTTAATAATAATGGGTTTGGAAACACGCAATTAACTGGTCTTAGACTTGTTCATGCTGCTTCTTATTCTTCTTCAGGAAACGATGGAGGATCGTCATCATCACCGTTACCTAAGCCTCCGTCTCTTCGTCCTCCGGCACCTCCTGGACGTGGCCGTTTTCCTATGTG GATGATCTATGATTATTTTGGCAGGTTCAAATTGGTTATTGGCTCCGTTTTTTCTCTACTTCTAGCATTTTGGACCCCAAAGTGGGCAGCTCTCCTCAAAATAGGAG GAGAGGCAGAAGTAGTGATCAAGGAGGTAGAACAAGCAGCGGTCATGGTGGAAAAGGCGGCCACGGTGATGGAGAAGGTATCGGAAGAGGTGGCTGATAATCTTCCTAATGGTAACAAATTTAAGGAAACAGCTTTGATAGTTGAGCATGTTTCTAAGGAGGCAGCTAAAGATGCACATATAGCTGAAGAAATACTCCACAAG GTTGATGTGGTGAAGCACGATGCAGAGATTGTGGAAGAGATGATAGAGCCTATTAATGAAACAATTGAACATAATGACAAGTTTAATGAAGGTGTTAAAAGTTAA